The stretch of DNA AGACGGGTACGGGTACGACGTTCTCCGGCGCCTTAGGGCGGCCGGGTTCGAGGAGATCGGTGACGCCTCGGTCTACGGCACACTGCGCCGCCTGTACCTGAACGGCTCCCTCACTTCCTACGTGGTCCCCAGCGACGAGGGGCCGCACCGCAAGTACTACGCCATCAACGACGCCGGCCGGACCGTGCTCGAGGAGTCCATCAAG from Actinomycetota bacterium encodes:
- a CDS encoding PadR family transcriptional regulator encodes the protein MDVSQLLKGVLDVAVLAVVKEEDGYGYDVLRRLRAAGFEEIGDASVYGTLRRLYLNGSLTSYVVPSDEGPHRKYYAINDAGRTVLEESIKTWRGFADSIDQVLKPTREVAA